The sequence TAGTAGCGTTATGATCTATGTGGTTAAATGGGCTGATCATCTGAGAAATGGAATtagtattataattattttttttcccggCATGCTATCATTTCGAATTTTTGGTTGTACTTGTACTTATTTAAAAGGTTGCTACAGGGTTTACCTAATTCCATGTGGGGTTACCAATACCAAGCaaaaacctgcatttaatcatatGCAGTTTGGTGAACGCCAAGGAATTTGGGGTAAGGGCAAGTGTTTTTATTTGGAGTCTTGTAACtgtaagaggaatcctttgttgAGCTACCAGTTATTGGCTAATTTGTTGGAATTCTGTTAGTTTGATTATGTCTCAGTATTGGAACATTCCATCACTGATGTTTTGATGGTCAGACCTACATTATGACTGCCTCATTCTCCCTTTGGTTGAGGTTACTCATTTTATATCATTTACCGGATCCTTGGGCTGTGTGGTATAAATCGTAATCTGTCTTGCTTTTTGAGTGACGGTCAGTCTCATGCTTTTTTGTTGTGTGTGGAATCAAGATGGATATCCATTATTATGTAAGTTCTAGTTAAATGTACAACGAAGGATTTTCTTAATATGAAGAAAGCTAATGTAAGTTGAGGAGTCTGTTGTAGAGTTGGCATGTCTGAACAGGTTTCTGGTCTTTTGCTTGCCTTTGTTCTTTTTAGTCCACAGGGGAAGCCATTGAAGAAATTCACTTATGGGACTGTTATtggagaaatagtttcctctccCACTTTACTTCAAAATTCAAAGAAACTATAGAAAATTCCATCAGCATGAGAGTCCGTTTCCACAACGAAAAGTCTTGACATTGTTAAAAGTCATAACTCGTGGTACCAGTTCAACCACAACATTCGTTCGTCAAGAAACAAACACAGAAAAGCACCGTGGATTCATGGTGGAAATATGACCAAAGTTTTACGCCACAAAGTAGTTAACTATCTACAAGATTATTTCATACAAATACAAATTACTAGTAATTAACTTAATAATCAAATACAAGTAAGAGATACCTAAATTAAAGTAGTAGTAGCAGTAGTAGAAGCAGATGTTTGCTTAAGTTCTTCCTTTATGGCTTTATCAAGCCAAATTTCAGCATCCTCCATCATACCAGGACTAAGTCTAACCATTAAGatacaaaattcattttcatttagAGCGCCATCACCATCAAGATCGCCTTCTCTTACCATTTCTTCAGCATCTTCTTTACTCATTTCTTCTATTCCTAAATACTTGGAATTCTTTCTTAAACTTTCTGATGTTATTAACCCTCTTCCTGGATCAGCTAGAACCCTAAATCCACCACATAATTCTGTTACAAAGCCTTCTACGTCTAGCTTCTCTGCCATTACTGGTAGTAAATCTTCATAATTAGTCATACTTTCGTTATCTCCCATATTTCtttctatttttgatttattgAAATTGAACCACAAACACAAAGACATGAGAAGTTTCTGTAGTGGACTAAACACTAAATAAGGTGGTTACCTTTATAAACAATTAATGAAAAAGGGTAGGCCTTCTTTTTGTCCTCGAGAGGGTATAGATAGGGTAACACGAGGAGGTGTGCTGTATCGGTACTACTGATATAATCCTGACCATCAGATAGTTTTAACCTTTTCTTCtactattatttatttttgggTACATTTTAGATTAGTGGGTGCTGAGTCTGCTATGGTGACAGTAAACCGTGATAGGGCCCCTGGACCTAGTCGTCTCTGAATGATGCAATTTATGAATGTTTAATCATTTTTGAGTAAAAAATCCGTCCCTCCAAATGAAGCCTCTTAGAATTCTATCGTTGAAAATGTGCTACACGAATTCACCCATATTGATAGGATGTGATGAATTCTATCAATTTTCATGCGAATTTGCTAAATAATTTCACTTCTCTTCCTATTTGCATAGCATCTATCCGAACTCTAAAACTCTTCCTATTTGCATAGCATTTATCTGAACTCTAAATCTAGAATAATGGTGAATTCGTTTCTAAAACGATAAATTttacctgaataaccatcaaccACTACCGGAAAAAACATAAGGAAGgtaataattttgatcaactacaaATGATCTCCAACTTTCCTTCATGGTGGGCCCACTCGATTAAAATTTAGATCGTGAGGAACATTAACTGTCAATAGCATTACAAACTATCAAACTTGATGCTGCTACAAGGAGTGGATAGCACTTCGTCACAATTATCCTTTCCTCTTGAAccatctaaaaaataataatcagaTTTCTAGGAAGGTGggttttgaaccaaattttgtgGAGGAGTAGTTGTTGGCATCATAATGATTTTGCTTGTAATTGTTTTGTTATTCAGTTCGTCTTTGTTATTAGAGGTTCCAAGAAGCTTCGTTATGGACCCGTCACTTTCCTATCAATCAATCTTTTTCTGGATTCCTATTTGGTTGTTCTCCGTCTTTTGTCATCAAATTCTAGCCGTTCAACTAAACATACAACTAGATGACCGCTGCCAGCGGATCGACCGAAGAAATTGACGTGAAAGTATTAGTTTTCCTGATACAGTGtggaagtatcattttttctgaaacaagatgaaagtatcatttttcctgacacagagtgaaaatatcacttttcctgaaacgaaaATCAcccgatgcataaaccaaaatatgactacataatgtgttatgcattctttacggtggtttgcataatgacgaaaattgtgcctaaagtgaaagtttcacttttcttaaaacagaTGGAGTACATTTTTTTAGAAAAGGCTATTATTGAGGCGTCACATCCCATTaaaggggcgtcacctaataggacaaaaatggGTCACCCGTAAGTAATTTCAAAAACCgcttatctcaaataattgtgtaatgaccaaacaacccttatttatttagttaattttaattaaatttaattattatctaattaaattaagaagatgaattttgatatatatttgtaaattctgggacaaagtttaTGTGGGAAAAAAACCAGagagaagaggaaaaagaaaaattggagatttttttcaaaacctaaattgtttgattcactcaacaaaaatggatgaaacaagtTACAAATTCGAGGTGGGTGAATCTTtgtatgatagagaaaacaagttTTACATTCCTCATGTTGAAGACCAAGAGATTgatgatttgttagatggtagagagggtttaacacaaagtgatgatgaatctccaccaattgaagaaataaatcaacaaagtgaagaaccaatggttgaaaatcaacaggTACACCTCTAAACTATCTCCCATGGGTTCAATTTCGTTGAAAACTAGCTTAAGAACGATaataaatttgatatttttagaCTTTCATGGCAAATTATGGTTGGGTTGGGCTTCGTTCCAACCGTAATTAAGTTTTACTTCTGGGTTTGGAAGAGGGTTTTGCTTCGTTGCCAACCGTAAGTTTTGTTTGCGCCTAGCTTTAGAAGAATTCCAAACGTAACTGGTTTCCAATAGGACAAAACTTGAGAATTACGCCTAGGTTAAATTCATCCGAAACTCACACGTAAATAGTTTTTGCATGGGTATTTATTACTTGTTTTACGTCTTGGTTAGGATTCTGGATTTCCAAACGTAAGTGAAAACGTCTAGGTTACATTTTCATCGTTCCCAACCATAATTGAAAACGTCTAGGTTAGAGGTTGAATTTTTCAACCGTAACCTTTCCTATGCCTAAAACGTCTGAGTCCGTGTACCTTATAACCTGGACGT comes from Papaver somniferum cultivar HN1 chromosome 7, ASM357369v1, whole genome shotgun sequence and encodes:
- the LOC113297707 gene encoding calcium-binding protein KIC-like gives rise to the protein MSLCLWFNFNKSKIERNMGDNESMTNYEDLLPVMAEKLDVEGFVTELCGGFRVLADPGRGLITSESLRKNSKYLGIEEMSKEDAEEMVREGDLDGDGALNENEFCILMVRLSPGMMEDAEIWLDKAIKEELKQTSASTTATTTLI